A single window of Providencia alcalifaciens DNA harbors:
- the fabA gene encoding bifunctional 3-hydroxydecanoyl-ACP dehydratase/trans-2-decenoyl-ACP isomerase — MVDKRESYTKEDLEASGRGELFGENGPPLPSGNMLMMDRIIKMTEDGGTFDKGYVEAELDINPDLWFFGCHFTNDPVMPGCLGLDAMWQLVGFYLGWLGGEGKGRALGVGEVKFTGQVLPTAKKVTYRINFKRVINRKLIMGLADGEVLVDGKLIYAATDLKVGLFKDTSAF; from the coding sequence ATGGTTGATAAACGCGAATCCTATACAAAAGAAGATTTAGAGGCTTCTGGAAGAGGCGAATTATTTGGGGAAAATGGTCCTCCACTGCCATCAGGTAATATGTTGATGATGGATCGCATCATCAAAATGACCGAAGATGGCGGTACATTTGATAAAGGCTACGTTGAAGCTGAACTGGATATCAATCCAGATTTATGGTTCTTTGGTTGCCACTTCACGAATGACCCTGTTATGCCCGGTTGTTTAGGCCTTGATGCTATGTGGCAACTGGTTGGTTTTTACCTCGGCTGGTTAGGCGGCGAAGGTAAAGGTCGTGCGCTAGGTGTTGGTGAAGTGAAATTCACTGGACAAGTATTACCGACCGCAAAAAAAGTCACTTACCGTATTAATTTTAAACGCGTGATTAACCGTAAGTTAATTATGGGATTAGCGGATGGTGAGGTGCTAGTAGACGGCAAACTGATTTATGCTGCAACAGACCTGAAAGTCGGCTTATTTAAGGATACAAGCGCGTTCTAA
- a CDS encoding AAA family ATPase produces MISQELTWQGLTPNLSSFQTKFVSSATLTPSTLADIQPRLFDGMQHFIRENAQTRFMFIKSDESEEYLKLFTDSITPLLTKTQFINGDYQLSEDKQRYQWQNDVTGRFSSHEKIAYRHWIEPEQLFGYITPNQNLVPGLLHQINGGVLIISATALVTQPLMWTRLKNMVTRRQLEWLPHSENQTLPIEIEPQPLELKVIVVGDRLILEEFEFAAPELFDCSIYAEYEPLMFFEDEEQLSLWMNFIKFIVNSNQLPEIAADGWPEFILQATRCCEDKYNLPLDINWLTRNLTNAAQYANEGHLTAESFSQAEENRLWRHSFLVERNQDDILQEQVLIKTEGEVVGQINGLSVLQYPGYPDAIGEPSRITCVAHLGDGEFTDVERKAELGGNIHAKGMMIMQAYLNYELKLEQPQPFSASIVFEQSYGEVDGDSASLAELCALISALSLQPIDQQIAVTGAVDQFGYVQPIGGVNEKIEGFFDICDKRELTGNQGVIIPMSNVRHLCLKQEVIEAVKEEKFHIWPVEHVAQAISILTKQPYFEQQVEGDNVHLLALIQERINQANSPDKSRLPWFLKWMG; encoded by the coding sequence GTGATCAGTCAAGAATTAACATGGCAAGGCCTAACTCCTAACTTATCGTCTTTTCAGACAAAATTTGTCTCTTCAGCGACGTTGACGCCCTCAACACTGGCTGATATTCAACCAAGATTATTCGATGGGATGCAGCATTTCATTCGTGAAAATGCTCAAACGCGCTTTATGTTCATCAAGTCTGACGAAAGTGAAGAGTATCTCAAACTATTTACTGACTCTATTACCCCGCTATTGACTAAAACCCAATTTATTAATGGGGATTATCAATTATCTGAAGACAAACAACGATATCAGTGGCAAAACGATGTTACCGGTCGTTTTTCTTCACATGAAAAAATTGCTTACCGCCACTGGATTGAACCAGAACAACTGTTCGGCTATATCACGCCAAATCAAAATTTAGTTCCAGGCTTGCTGCACCAAATTAACGGTGGGGTGCTCATTATTTCTGCAACTGCGTTAGTCACTCAGCCATTAATGTGGACTCGTCTAAAAAATATGGTGACTCGCCGTCAATTAGAATGGCTGCCACATAGTGAAAATCAAACGCTGCCAATTGAAATTGAACCACAGCCACTTGAACTTAAAGTGATTGTTGTCGGTGATAGACTTATATTAGAAGAGTTTGAATTTGCAGCGCCTGAGCTATTTGATTGTTCAATATATGCAGAATATGAGCCTCTCATGTTTTTCGAAGACGAAGAACAATTAAGCTTATGGATGAATTTCATTAAATTCATTGTTAACAGTAATCAGCTACCAGAAATTGCAGCGGACGGCTGGCCTGAGTTTATTTTGCAAGCGACGCGTTGTTGTGAAGACAAATACAATTTGCCTCTTGATATTAATTGGTTAACTCGCAACTTAACCAATGCAGCTCAATACGCTAACGAAGGCCATTTAACGGCGGAATCATTCTCTCAAGCCGAAGAAAATCGTTTATGGCGTCATTCCTTCCTTGTTGAACGTAATCAAGACGACATTCTGCAAGAGCAAGTTTTGATTAAAACTGAAGGGGAAGTTGTCGGGCAAATTAACGGTCTATCCGTCTTACAGTATCCTGGTTACCCTGATGCAATTGGTGAACCATCACGGATCACCTGCGTAGCACATCTGGGCGATGGCGAATTTACCGACGTCGAGCGCAAAGCAGAATTAGGCGGCAATATTCATGCAAAAGGTATGATGATTATGCAAGCCTACCTTAACTATGAATTAAAATTAGAACAGCCGCAGCCCTTCTCTGCCTCTATTGTATTTGAGCAGTCTTATGGTGAGGTTGATGGTGATAGCGCATCATTAGCTGAACTATGTGCCTTAATTAGCGCATTATCATTGCAGCCTATCGACCAGCAAATTGCCGTCACTGGCGCTGTTGACCAATTTGGCTATGTTCAACCTATTGGCGGTGTTAACGAGAAGATTGAAGGATTTTTTGATATCTGCGACAAGCGTGAGCTAACAGGTAATCAAGGTGTCATCATCCCAATGTCTAATGTGCGACATCTATGTTTGAAACAAGAAGTTATCGAGGCAGTCAAAGAAGAGAAATTCCATATTTGGCCTGTCGAACACGTTGCTCAAGCGATTTCTATTTTAACGAAACAACCTTACTTTGAACAACAAGTAGAAGGTGATAACGTACACTTGTTAGCTTTAATTCAAGAACGTATAAACCAAGCAAATTCACCGGATAAGTCTAGATTACCTTGGTTTTTAAAGTGGATGGGCTAA
- a CDS encoding GhoT/OrtT family toxin — translation MSTFEHILLIYGIGGVCSALFALLVTKDPSFCMRLLSALLIGFTWPLSLPVALMFSLF, via the coding sequence ATGTCCACTTTTGAACACATACTTCTTATCTATGGGATTGGAGGAGTATGTTCAGCGTTATTCGCCCTGCTAGTAACCAAAGATCCTAGTTTTTGCATGAGATTGTTGAGTGCGCTTCTGATTGGCTTTACATGGCCACTGAGTTTACCCGTTGCCCTCATGTTTTCTTTATTCTAA
- the matP gene encoding macrodomain Ter protein MatP has product MKYQQLENLECGWKWEYLVNKARSGEPITRYIERSAEQEAIELLLKLENTPVDVLKWITEHMSPQLDNRMKQSIRARRKRHFNAEHPQTRKKSIDLNYSVWQRLSNLAVKRNKTLSETIIQLIEDAEHKDKYESQMSLLKHDLQAILGKSEKE; this is encoded by the coding sequence ATGAAATATCAGCAACTTGAAAATCTTGAATGTGGCTGGAAATGGGAATATCTAGTCAATAAGGCGAGAAGTGGGGAGCCTATTACCCGATATATAGAAAGAAGTGCGGAGCAAGAGGCGATTGAGCTGCTGTTAAAGCTGGAAAATACGCCAGTGGATGTCTTGAAGTGGATTACAGAACATATGTCTCCACAATTGGATAACCGTATGAAACAGAGTATTCGAGCGCGTCGCAAACGTCACTTTAATGCTGAGCATCCACAGACTCGAAAAAAGTCGATTGATTTAAATTATTCAGTTTGGCAACGATTATCTAATTTAGCAGTAAAACGGAATAAAACCTTATCAGAGACGATTATTCAGCTAATTGAAGATGCGGAACATAAAGATAAGTATGAGAGCCAAATGAGTTTATTGAAGCATGATCTTCAAGCTATATTAGGTAAGTCGGAGAAAGAGTAA
- the ompA gene encoding porin OmpA — protein MKKTAIAVAVAVAAFATVAQAAPKDNTWYTGGKLGWSHYEHAKFTDSNDETVGTGKKTRDQLGAGLYAGYQYNQYMGFEMGYDWFGKMKYKGENPGSVSSMGVSLTTKLSYPIMEDLDVYTRLGGMVYRTEAKVNDLGKDTDTGVSPVYALGLEYAITPELATRLDYQWVSRMGDKDNIGVSPDNGMLSVGLAYRFGQEAAPVVAPAVVAEPAAPVVENKRFTLRSDVLFNFNKASLKPEGQQALNELYNELSNIDPTQGRVLVVGFTDRIGSQNYNLPLSQKRAQSVVDYLVAKGVPASAIAAEGRGKEDPVTGNKCDAVKGRAALIECLAPDRRVEIEIQGTTEVVAQPGA, from the coding sequence ATGAAAAAGACAGCTATCGCGGTAGCAGTGGCAGTAGCAGCGTTTGCAACTGTTGCACAAGCAGCTCCAAAAGATAACACTTGGTACACTGGTGGTAAATTAGGTTGGTCTCACTACGAGCACGCTAAATTTACTGATAGCAACGATGAGACCGTTGGTACTGGTAAAAAAACTCGTGACCAATTAGGTGCGGGTCTGTACGCAGGTTACCAATACAACCAGTACATGGGCTTCGAAATGGGCTACGACTGGTTTGGTAAAATGAAGTACAAAGGTGAAAACCCAGGTAGCGTTTCTTCAATGGGTGTTTCACTGACTACTAAACTGAGCTATCCAATCATGGAAGACTTAGACGTTTACACTCGTCTGGGTGGTATGGTTTACCGTACAGAAGCTAAAGTTAACGACCTTGGTAAAGATACTGACACTGGCGTTTCTCCAGTTTACGCACTGGGTCTTGAGTATGCTATCACTCCAGAATTAGCGACTCGTTTAGACTACCAGTGGGTTAGCCGCATGGGTGACAAAGACAACATCGGTGTTAGCCCAGACAACGGCATGCTGAGCGTTGGTCTTGCATACCGTTTCGGTCAAGAAGCAGCTCCAGTTGTTGCTCCAGCAGTAGTTGCTGAGCCAGCAGCTCCAGTTGTTGAAAACAAACGCTTCACTCTGCGTTCAGACGTTCTGTTTAACTTCAACAAAGCATCTCTGAAACCAGAAGGTCAGCAAGCACTGAACGAACTGTACAACGAACTGAGCAACATCGACCCAACTCAAGGTCGCGTGCTGGTAGTTGGTTTCACAGACCGTATCGGTTCACAAAACTACAACCTGCCACTGTCACAAAAACGTGCTCAGTCAGTAGTAGATTATTTAGTTGCTAAAGGCGTTCCAGCAAGCGCAATCGCTGCTGAAGGTCGTGGTAAAGAAGATCCAGTAACTGGTAACAAATGTGACGCAGTTAAAGGCCGTGCAGCTCTGATCGAGTGTTTAGCGCCAGACCGTCGCGTTGAAATCGAAATTCAAGGTACAACTGAAGTTGTAGCTCAACCAGGCGCTTAA
- the sulA gene encoding SOS-induced cell division inhibitor SulA, which produces MSIYSWNNTAEHSLNHFTNDSFTHDRLTHSNLSNATSTVSFANSSMQQGMVSELVYNEQHPIMDYILLPMLRQFGIQSRWLLWLSPDKKLSKHWLEQAGLPVNKIMQLNQVNSITTIDAMEKALRSGNYSVVLGWLPEINEQDFILLQNAAEVGHSMGFIMRPEKTYNTSSADIRHQNLLKIHANNIH; this is translated from the coding sequence ATGAGTATCTATTCTTGGAACAATACAGCAGAACATTCTCTTAATCATTTTACTAATGATAGCTTCACGCATGACCGTCTTACACATAGCAATTTAAGCAATGCAACCTCAACAGTGAGTTTTGCAAATAGCTCAATGCAACAAGGTATGGTGAGCGAGTTAGTTTATAACGAACAACACCCAATTATGGATTACATCTTGCTACCCATGTTGCGCCAGTTCGGTATTCAATCACGTTGGCTATTATGGCTGAGCCCAGATAAAAAACTGAGTAAACATTGGTTAGAACAAGCTGGTTTACCCGTCAATAAAATCATGCAACTTAACCAAGTTAATTCAATTACAACCATTGATGCCATGGAAAAAGCATTAAGAAGTGGTAATTACAGCGTCGTATTAGGATGGTTGCCAGAAATAAACGAGCAAGATTTTATTCTTTTACAAAATGCGGCAGAAGTAGGTCATTCAATGGGGTTCATTATGAGACCAGAAAAAACATATAATACAAGTTCAGCGGATATTAGACATCAAAACCTTTTAAAGATTCACGCCAATAACATTCACTAA
- a CDS encoding TfoX/Sxy family DNA transformation protein: MSLQNERSSLLQQILGQFGVLKKKNHFGGYCLCIDNALVGLALDGQFYVRGCLFSRSYFESVGFERLVYSKRGIPLEMRYYKLPEEAWCDPSILSHIIELAYRSAMEETQQRESAAVRIKDLPNMNMAMERALGKIGIFHAEDLIMIGAKACFLKLKQHGKLIPSVKQLIGLAAAIEGCHSEVLPLRTRQELINWFNSMN, encoded by the coding sequence GTGTCATTACAAAATGAAAGAAGTTCCCTTTTACAGCAAATTTTGGGTCAATTTGGAGTACTAAAAAAGAAAAACCATTTCGGTGGATACTGTTTGTGTATTGATAATGCACTTGTGGGGTTGGCACTGGATGGGCAATTTTATGTTCGTGGATGCCTATTTTCTCGTAGCTATTTTGAATCAGTTGGTTTTGAGCGGTTGGTATACAGTAAAAGGGGCATACCTCTAGAGATGCGCTATTACAAACTCCCGGAAGAGGCATGGTGTGACCCATCAATATTGAGTCACATCATTGAATTAGCTTATCGTTCAGCCATGGAAGAAACTCAACAAAGAGAGTCGGCGGCGGTACGTATCAAGGACTTGCCAAATATGAATATGGCAATGGAGAGGGCTCTTGGGAAAATTGGGATTTTCCATGCTGAAGACCTCATTATGATTGGCGCTAAAGCGTGCTTCTTGAAACTAAAACAACATGGGAAGCTGATACCAAGCGTAAAACAGTTGATTGGATTGGCTGCGGCTATTGAGGGTTGCCATAGTGAAGTATTACCTTTACGAACTCGGCAGGAGCTCATTAACTGGTTTAATAGCATGAACTAA
- the yccS gene encoding YccS family putative transporter: protein MLTLLTSYRRVLYNSHILYYIRILIALTGTTLVPWLLGLEPKVTIPLTLGVVAAALTDLDDRLTGRIKNLIITLFCFLIASVSIELLFPYPILFFFGLAFSTCGFILLGALGQRYATIAFGALLIAIYTMLGVPIFDTWYIQPALLLTGAIWYNILTLIGHILFPVRPLQDAITQCYQQLSAYLDAKANLFDPDLEDDYQQSVYDLALVNSTLVSTMNQAKISLLSRLKGDRGQRGTRNTLQYYFVAQDIHERASSSHIQYQQLSRRLRHCDILFRFQRLLTMQARACQQVAQSVLWRKQYQHNPRFERTFTYIENSLQLLQQQSPELHEIKALRNLLKNLKGIDVQLKGLSLGQASWQQNNKQIEQLSDESVSGIRDVFARFKHHLTPKSSLFRHAVRMSALLCTGYLIIQLFDLERGYWILLTSLFVCQPNYNATKRRLALRITGTLLGIAIGLPLLNIVPSIEGQLTLIVITGLLFFMFRSSQYAQATLFITLLVLFCFNLLGEGFEVALPRIIDTLIGCFIALLAVSFIWPDWKFRQLPQVVQKTMDSNCRYLDAILQQYYQGKDNSLEYRVARRDAHNNDAEFASIVSNMASDPKSYQITQEQAFRLLCLNHTLLSYISALGAHREQMQNEANLALLNDAICYIESSIQVTSLDPAIIDEKSERLRVSLLNRIDHASSDDDEKTVLIMEQTKLLVELIPEIKSMIKQISLL, encoded by the coding sequence GTGCTAACGCTGCTAACCAGTTATCGTCGTGTGCTCTATAACAGCCATATTTTATATTATATCCGAATCTTAATTGCGCTGACAGGCACAACCTTGGTTCCATGGCTTTTAGGCTTAGAGCCTAAAGTCACGATCCCTTTAACTCTGGGCGTTGTCGCTGCCGCACTCACTGACTTAGATGATAGATTGACTGGCAGAATAAAAAATTTAATTATCACTTTATTCTGTTTTTTAATTGCTTCAGTCTCTATTGAGTTACTTTTTCCTTACCCTATTTTATTCTTTTTTGGGTTAGCATTCTCAACCTGTGGTTTTATCTTACTTGGTGCATTAGGGCAACGTTATGCCACTATCGCTTTTGGTGCTCTGCTAATTGCAATATACACCATGCTTGGCGTACCTATTTTTGATACTTGGTACATCCAGCCTGCGCTGTTATTAACTGGTGCGATTTGGTACAACATTCTCACTCTCATTGGGCATATCCTTTTCCCTGTTCGCCCACTACAAGATGCTATTACGCAATGTTATCAGCAGCTTTCAGCTTATCTTGATGCAAAAGCAAACTTATTTGATCCTGACCTTGAAGATGACTATCAGCAATCAGTCTATGATTTAGCCTTAGTAAACAGTACATTAGTCAGTACAATGAATCAGGCAAAAATATCGCTACTCAGTCGATTGAAAGGCGACAGAGGCCAGCGAGGCACGCGTAATACATTGCAATATTACTTTGTCGCTCAAGACATTCATGAACGAGCTAGTTCATCACATATTCAATATCAACAGCTTAGCCGTCGTTTACGTCATTGTGATATTTTATTTCGCTTTCAACGCTTATTAACCATGCAAGCCAGAGCCTGCCAGCAGGTCGCCCAATCCGTGTTATGGCGTAAACAGTATCAACATAATCCACGCTTTGAACGCACGTTTACGTATATTGAAAACTCCTTGCAGCTACTCCAGCAACAATCTCCTGAATTGCATGAAATCAAAGCATTACGAAATTTGCTAAAAAATCTCAAAGGAATTGATGTCCAACTAAAAGGCTTAAGCTTAGGTCAAGCGTCGTGGCAGCAAAATAATAAGCAAATTGAACAATTATCTGATGAATCCGTCTCGGGTATTCGCGATGTATTTGCCCGTTTCAAACATCATTTAACTCCAAAGTCCTCGCTGTTTCGTCATGCCGTCAGAATGTCAGCCTTGCTTTGTACTGGGTATTTGATAATTCAATTATTTGATTTGGAACGTGGTTATTGGATTTTACTCACTAGCTTATTTGTTTGCCAACCCAACTATAATGCGACCAAGCGCCGCCTAGCATTGCGTATTACTGGTACTTTGTTAGGGATCGCCATTGGCTTACCTTTGCTCAATATCGTGCCATCCATTGAGGGGCAACTCACCCTGATCGTGATCACCGGGCTTCTGTTCTTCATGTTCCGTAGCAGCCAATATGCACAAGCAACACTGTTTATTACATTACTGGTCCTATTTTGCTTCAATTTACTCGGTGAAGGTTTCGAAGTCGCATTACCTAGAATTATTGACACTCTAATAGGCTGTTTTATTGCATTACTTGCCGTCAGTTTTATTTGGCCTGACTGGAAATTTCGACAATTACCGCAAGTGGTGCAGAAAACGATGGATAGTAACTGCCGTTATTTAGATGCTATTTTGCAGCAATATTATCAAGGTAAAGATAATAGCTTGGAGTACCGTGTTGCGAGGCGTGATGCCCACAATAATGATGCAGAGTTTGCTTCAATTGTCTCAAATATGGCATCGGATCCTAAGTCATACCAAATCACGCAGGAGCAAGCATTCCGCTTATTGTGTTTAAACCATACATTGCTGAGCTATATCTCTGCGCTCGGAGCCCATCGAGAGCAGATGCAAAACGAAGCGAATCTCGCTTTATTAAATGATGCAATCTGCTATATCGAATCATCTATTCAAGTCACATCCTTAGACCCCGCAATTATTGACGAAAAGTCAGAGCGTCTAAGAGTGAGTTTACTAAATCGCATTGACCACGCATCCAGTGATGACGATGAAAAAACAGTCTTGATCATGGAACAGACTAAATTACTGGTTGAATTAATACCTGAAATAAAATCAATGATTAAACAGATTAGCTTGTTATAA
- the helD gene encoding DNA helicase IV: MELKSTQIGQRLAQHPYNRVRLLNAGIEVSGENHQYLIPFNELIDIRCKRGIVWGELEFEVLDEQVVRLHGTEWKQTQRFYHFLNEKWQQWSVEMSEVSAQVLTSLTQSILQQTQQDAWLSLRSLQSIKERITQQFSSLPLPLVRMPLFESCAAHYQFCRQWLTNSEQCRKQNNQNWCQSVLTRYDDFFQHIESSPLNDSQSLSVINGEENVLVLAGAGSGKTSVLVARAGWLLLRELAKPEQILLLAFGRKAAEEMNERIQSRLQQKEIEAKTFHALALQIIREGSNKSPVISTLESDTEKRQSLLLNEWRVQCSSKKAQAKGWREWLSEELQWNIPDGEFWNDEKISRKVVIRLERWLNLIRSHGGSQKEMIDNTREEIRALFQKRIRLMAPLLKAWKSALKNEGAIDFSGLIHQAVNIIEKGRFISPWKHILVDEFQDISPLRAKLLHALRQQNKQTCLFAVGDDWQAIYRFSGAELDLTTSFKTHFGEGDLCALDTTYRFNERIGDIANRFVLQNPSQLDKPLNSLTKGNRKSVVLLYEDALERLLDKMSGYVLDDENILILARYHYLKPEIIKKAETRWPKLKIQFMTMHASKGQQADHVIICGLNGGKEGFPAPARESIIEDALLPQPEHFEHAEERRLFYVALTRAKQQAWLLYNPDNPSEFVEELRQMGVPRQKKP; this comes from the coding sequence ATGGAACTGAAATCGACACAGATTGGACAGCGCCTGGCTCAGCATCCCTATAATCGGGTTCGCTTACTTAATGCAGGCATCGAAGTTAGTGGTGAAAACCATCAATATCTTATTCCCTTCAATGAGCTAATCGATATTCGCTGTAAGCGTGGGATCGTCTGGGGGGAGTTGGAATTTGAAGTTTTAGATGAACAAGTCGTTCGTTTGCACGGTACAGAGTGGAAACAAACTCAGCGTTTCTACCATTTTTTGAATGAAAAATGGCAGCAATGGAGCGTTGAAATGAGCGAGGTCAGTGCTCAAGTATTGACATCTTTAACTCAGTCGATTTTACAACAAACTCAGCAAGATGCATGGTTAAGTTTACGTAGTTTACAATCGATAAAAGAAAGGATCACTCAGCAATTTTCATCACTTCCTTTACCTCTTGTTCGAATGCCTTTATTTGAAAGCTGCGCCGCACATTACCAATTTTGCAGGCAGTGGCTAACGAATAGTGAACAATGCCGCAAGCAAAATAACCAAAATTGGTGCCAGTCAGTTTTAACGCGCTACGATGATTTTTTCCAACATATTGAATCCTCCCCATTAAATGACTCTCAATCATTATCAGTCATTAATGGTGAAGAAAATGTTTTAGTTTTAGCGGGAGCGGGTAGCGGAAAAACATCGGTACTGGTTGCAAGGGCAGGATGGCTTCTATTAAGGGAGCTGGCTAAACCTGAGCAAATTTTATTATTGGCGTTTGGACGTAAAGCCGCGGAAGAGATGAATGAGCGAATTCAATCTCGTTTACAACAAAAAGAGATTGAGGCGAAGACATTTCACGCACTTGCGTTGCAGATTATCCGCGAGGGTAGCAATAAGTCACCGGTAATTAGTACGTTAGAGTCGGATACCGAAAAACGCCAATCTCTCTTGTTGAATGAATGGCGAGTGCAGTGCTCCAGTAAAAAAGCCCAAGCGAAAGGTTGGAGAGAGTGGCTATCAGAAGAATTGCAGTGGAATATTCCTGACGGTGAGTTTTGGAATGATGAAAAAATTAGTCGCAAAGTGGTCATTCGACTGGAACGCTGGTTGAATTTGATCCGCTCTCACGGCGGCAGCCAAAAAGAGATGATTGATAATACACGGGAAGAAATTCGTGCGTTATTCCAAAAACGAATTCGTTTAATGGCTCCGCTATTGAAGGCTTGGAAGAGTGCTCTCAAAAATGAAGGCGCGATTGATTTCTCCGGTCTCATCCATCAAGCAGTCAATATTATTGAAAAAGGGCGCTTTATTAGCCCGTGGAAGCATATTTTAGTTGACGAATTCCAAGATATTTCACCACTGAGAGCCAAATTATTACATGCATTACGCCAACAAAATAAGCAAACCTGTTTATTTGCAGTCGGTGATGATTGGCAGGCAATCTATCGCTTTAGCGGCGCTGAATTGGATTTGACGACGTCATTTAAAACGCATTTTGGTGAAGGGGATTTATGCGCATTAGATACAACATACCGATTTAATGAACGCATTGGTGATATCGCAAATCGCTTTGTATTACAGAATCCAAGCCAGTTAGATAAGCCATTAAATAGCTTAACAAAAGGTAATAGAAAATCAGTCGTTTTATTGTATGAAGATGCGCTAGAGCGTTTGCTGGATAAAATGAGTGGTTATGTTTTAGATGATGAAAATATCTTAATTTTGGCTCGTTACCATTATTTAAAGCCGGAAATTATAAAGAAAGCGGAAACACGTTGGCCGAAATTGAAAATTCAATTTATGACCATGCATGCATCGAAAGGTCAACAGGCGGATCATGTCATTATTTGTGGTTTAAATGGTGGTAAAGAGGGCTTCCCAGCGCCTGCGCGGGAGTCGATTATTGAAGACGCTTTGCTGCCACAACCTGAACATTTTGAACATGCGGAAGAGCGACGACTATTTTATGTGGCATTGACGAGAGCTAAGCAGCAAGCATGGTTATTGTATAACCCTGATAATCCATCCGAATTTGTTGAAGAGCTAAGGCAAATGGGCGTACCTCGGCAGAAAAAGCCTTAA
- a CDS encoding methylglyoxal synthase codes for MEFTTRKITASKNIALVAHDHCKSSLLGWVTKNKTKLSSHKLFATGTTGSLVNKETGLPVTGMLSGPMGGDQQIGAMIAEQKIDLLIFFWDPLNAVPHDPDVKALLRLATVWNIPVATNPATADFLITSPFFDGEIDIVIPDYQSYLNKRTN; via the coding sequence ATGGAATTTACCACCCGTAAAATCACAGCTTCAAAAAATATTGCCTTAGTTGCCCATGACCACTGTAAATCATCCTTACTCGGTTGGGTAACCAAAAATAAAACGAAATTAAGCTCACACAAGCTGTTTGCAACTGGTACCACTGGGAGCTTAGTCAATAAAGAAACTGGTTTACCCGTTACCGGTATGTTGAGCGGCCCAATGGGTGGTGACCAACAAATTGGTGCCATGATTGCAGAGCAAAAAATCGACCTACTCATTTTCTTTTGGGATCCATTAAATGCCGTTCCTCACGATCCTGATGTAAAAGCACTTTTGCGATTAGCCACTGTGTGGAATATTCCTGTTGCCACCAACCCAGCTACCGCTGATTTTCTCATTACCTCCCCTTTCTTTGATGGGGAAATTGATATTGTGATCCCTGATTATCAAAGCTATTTAAATAAACGCACTAATTAG
- a CDS encoding CoA-binding protein translates to MRDQEIAEILTSVKTIALVGASDRTDRPSYEVMEYLLHQGYQVIPVSPKLAGQSLLGQRVYAQLSEIPNPVDMVDVFRNADAAVGVAHEAVAIKAKILWLQKGVISEEAQRIAVNAGLQCVMDKCPKQEIPALGLEK, encoded by the coding sequence ATGAGAGATCAAGAAATTGCTGAAATTCTAACGAGCGTTAAGACGATAGCATTAGTTGGCGCGAGTGACCGTACAGACCGCCCAAGCTATGAAGTTATGGAATACCTCTTACACCAAGGGTATCAAGTTATTCCGGTGAGCCCGAAGCTCGCGGGGCAAAGCCTATTAGGGCAACGAGTCTATGCACAACTGAGTGAAATTCCTAACCCTGTTGATATGGTTGATGTTTTTAGAAATGCTGATGCTGCTGTCGGTGTTGCCCATGAAGCCGTCGCTATTAAAGCTAAAATTTTATGGCTGCAAAAAGGGGTTATTAGTGAAGAGGCGCAAAGAATTGCTGTGAATGCAGGGTTACAGTGCGTGATGGATAAATGCCCCAAGCAAGAAATTCCAGCGTTAGGTTTGGAGAAATAA
- the hspQ gene encoding heat shock protein HspQ — protein MMITSKYGIGQQVRHKLLGYLGVVVDVDPEYSLDQPHDDDIASNSTLRDLPWYHVVMEDDNGEAVHTYLAEAQITYEMTDDHPEQPSMDELAESIRSQLQAPRLRN, from the coding sequence ATGATGATCACCAGTAAATATGGAATCGGGCAACAAGTCAGACACAAACTTCTCGGCTACCTTGGGGTAGTCGTTGATGTTGACCCTGAATACTCGCTCGACCAACCACATGATGATGACATTGCATCCAACAGTACATTACGCGATCTGCCTTGGTATCATGTCGTCATGGAAGATGATAATGGGGAAGCGGTTCATACTTATTTAGCAGAAGCACAGATTACTTATGAGATGACTGATGACCATCCAGAACAACCTTCTATGGATGAGTTAGCAGAATCAATAAGATCCCAATTACAAGCTCCGCGTCTACGTAACTAA